ATGGATGAAGTTCAGATAAAAGTTGAGAAAGCCCATCCTAATGATTTTGGAAGGGGAATTATACGTCTGGATCCTACGACACTCCTGAGCCTGCAACTCTCCCCCGGAGACATAGTTGAGATTGAAGGAAAAAGGAAAACAGCAGCCAAAGTATGGAGGGCTGAAAGGCAGGACTGGGGACAGGGGATCGTCAGGATAGACGGTTTTATCAGGCAGAACGCCGGAGTCGGAATCGGTGAGAGGATCACCGTAAGGAAAGCAGAAGTTGTTACTGCAACAAAGGTAATTCTGGCACCTCCTGAAGGCGTCACCATGGAGTATGGGGACCATATCAGTGAGATAATCAAACGCAATATCATGAAGCGTCCCCTGGTAGAAGGCGACATCATCCCTATTATCAGTTCAATGACACAACCTATGACCAGCCAGGTAGGCGGCGGGCAGGCTATTCCGCTTATTGCCGTTGAAACTGACCCAAAGGAAGAGATCCTTATAATCGGAGAGTTCACTGAAATTGAACTCCGCCAGAAACCAGTTCGTGGTTATGACGGTGCGACCCGTGGAGTAACCTACGAAGACATCGGAGGTCTTGGATCAGAGATACAGCGTGTAAGGGAAATGATAGAACTTCCTCTCAAGCACCCGGAACTGTTCCAGAGACTTAATATCGAACCTCCAAAGGGAATTATTCTCTACGGACCACCAGGTACAGGAAAAACACTTATCGCAAAGGCAGTTGCGAACGAATCCAGAGCAAACTTCCTCTATATTGCAGGCCCTGAGATCATGGGTAAATACTACGGAGAGAGCGAAGAGCGCATCCGTAAGATATTCGAAGAAGCCGAGGACGAGGCACCTTCGATCATATTCATTGATGAGATCGACTCCATAGCACCAAAAAGACAGAATGTCACCGGAGAGGTCGAGCGCAGAGTAGTAGCACAGTTGCTTACGATGATGGACGGCCTTGAGGAAAGAGGACAGGTCGTAGTCATAGGTGCTACAAACCGTGTCGATGCAATTGACCCGGCACTTAGAAGACCTGGAAGATTTGACAGAGAGATCGAGATAGGAGTTCCTGATACCGATGACCGTCTTGAGATAATGCAGATACACACACGTGGTGTGCCTCTTGCAGATGATGTTGACGAAGAGTATCTCGATTATATCGCAAAACACACACAGGCGTTTGTGGGTGCAGACCTTCTTGCACTTGTCCAGGAAGCTGCAATGCGTTCTTTGAGAAGGGCATTACCTGATATCAATCTTGAAGATGAAGACATACCACAGGAAATTCTTGAGACCATTGTCGTCTGCAAGGATGACTTTGAGAATGCTCTAAGAGAGATCGAACCTTCTGCAATGAGAGAAGTGCTTGTAGAGGTTCCTGATGTCAGATGGGATGATGTCGGAGGGCTGGACAAAGCCAAGCAGGAGATCAAGGAAGCTGTGGAATGGCCGCTTACAAGACCTGACAGGTTTGTGAGCATGGGAATCAAACCACCAAAGGGAGTTCTGCTATTCGGACCGCCCGGTACCGGAAAAACACTGATAGCACAGGCAGTTGCAAATGAATCGAATGCTAATTTCATTAGTGTCAAAGGCCCGCAGATGCTATCCAAATGGGTAGGAGAATCTGAAAAGGCCATCAGGGAAACTTTCAAGAAAGCAAGGCAGGTTGCTCCTTGTATTGTATTCTTTGATGAGATCGATTCCATTGCGCCCATGAGAAGCACTATATCAGAGGACTCCAAGGTTTCAGAGAGAATAGTTAACCAGCTTCTGACAGAACTGGATGGTCTTGAACCGCTCAAGGAAATAGTAATTATTGCCGCAACCAACAGGCCGGACATAATTGACCCTGCACTTTTAAGGTCGGGAAGATTTGACAGGATGGTTCTCGTTGGACAGTCCACCTATGCAGGAAGAAAACAGATATTCAAGATCCATTCAAAGAACATTCCTCTTGGAGATGATGTGACGATCGATGACCTTGCAACCATGACTGAAGGATTTGTAGGAGCGGACATAGAAGCAGTATGCAGAGAAGCTGTTATGCTGGCAATGAGAGAAGATTTCGAGGTTGATAAAGTCGGCATGAAGTACTTCAGGGAAGCTCTTAACAAGGTCAGACCAACACTATCGGAGAATCTGGTGGACTACTACGAGAAAATACAGGCACAGTTCAAGGGCGGCATAAAGAAAGAAGAAGCAAGTTCTTATATAGGATACAGATAAATATATGAAAAATTTAGATGTGATTATTATATCCAGGGGCGAATGAAAATGGCAAATGTCTTTGCAAAGAACCTTTCGAGCAAACAGGTAATGGCAACAGATGGAACAGAGATCGGTATATTATATAATATTGTAATGGATATCAGGACAGGGGACCTCATTGATCTTATAGTCAAACCGGACATGAGTCTTGATACTTCAAAATACAAGACCGATGAGCAGTACATACTTCTGCCTTTCGAATCTGTGAGAGCCATAAAGGACTATATCGTTGTTGATAAGAATATAGCCCGTGGCATTAAACCAGAACCTGTAGAAATATGATCACGCCGGCTGCAGAGATTGCCTTGCAGCCCTTGCATTTTCTTTTTTAACTAAAATTAACCGGAATTATCAGATAAGTCCGTTTGATCGCAGATAATCAATTGCTTCTACGGTGCCGTCACCGTAACTTGCCTTACTCACATAATCTGCGACATCTTTTAAGAAATCATCAGCATTGCCAACCGCAACTGCAAATCCTGCTTCCTGAAGCATTTCAAGGTCATTGACAGAATCACCTATCGCAACGAAATCCGATGTTTCAAGACCCATAAGCTCCGCCATTTTCAAAAGTCCTGTTCCCTTGTTGATCTTTTTGCTCTTTATGTGTATGGCAAAATGCGTATCTATTATCTCAACGTTGGGGAAATGGGTTTCCAGCACTTCACGTGCTTTTTCCACATCAAAATTACTTCTGAGAACAATTTCGGTTCTTCTGTGAACCGAATCCAGTTTTTCCATATCGAACTGAGGAGAAAGGAACTCATAGGCTTCTTCACACTCATGGATCACATCTGAAACTATTGGCTCATTATCAAATCCATCTAGTATGACACCACCATTCTCTGCTATTATATTGCAGCATACACCAACCAGTTTAGCTGCAGCTTTGGCATAACAAAGCACATTACCGGTAGCGATCACAACAGGAATATCAAGTGTACGCAGTTTTGCAGCAGCGCTCAGGCTGAGCTTGCGGTCCCTGTGAGTAATGGTTCCATCGATGTCAATTACAATGGCCTTGAATTTCATAAGCATTAGAAGACAGGGAGAGATAAAAGTGTTTTCAGTGGCGTGATTTTCTGATAATATCCAGACAGACTTTCATGAACAGAAAAGGCCCTGCAACCACCAGGAAAAGATAGGTAATCGTAAGCAATACCGTACTTACAGATGGAAGAAGGCACGCAAAGTTGACAATTAAGAGCAACAATATTGAGAAATAAAATACATCCTTTGCAGAATAGAATTCATCTGGTAATGCTTCTACAAAATCACAAGATGGCTTCAATTTAAATAATAATCCTACAATCACGACATAAGATAGAATAATTGAAGCATATGGAAGAACTGTGACAGG
The sequence above is a segment of the uncultured Methanolobus sp. genome. Coding sequences within it:
- a CDS encoding CDC48 family AAA ATPase, translated to MDEVQIKVEKAHPNDFGRGIIRLDPTTLLSLQLSPGDIVEIEGKRKTAAKVWRAERQDWGQGIVRIDGFIRQNAGVGIGERITVRKAEVVTATKVILAPPEGVTMEYGDHISEIIKRNIMKRPLVEGDIIPIISSMTQPMTSQVGGGQAIPLIAVETDPKEEILIIGEFTEIELRQKPVRGYDGATRGVTYEDIGGLGSEIQRVREMIELPLKHPELFQRLNIEPPKGIILYGPPGTGKTLIAKAVANESRANFLYIAGPEIMGKYYGESEERIRKIFEEAEDEAPSIIFIDEIDSIAPKRQNVTGEVERRVVAQLLTMMDGLEERGQVVVIGATNRVDAIDPALRRPGRFDREIEIGVPDTDDRLEIMQIHTRGVPLADDVDEEYLDYIAKHTQAFVGADLLALVQEAAMRSLRRALPDINLEDEDIPQEILETIVVCKDDFENALREIEPSAMREVLVEVPDVRWDDVGGLDKAKQEIKEAVEWPLTRPDRFVSMGIKPPKGVLLFGPPGTGKTLIAQAVANESNANFISVKGPQMLSKWVGESEKAIRETFKKARQVAPCIVFFDEIDSIAPMRSTISEDSKVSERIVNQLLTELDGLEPLKEIVIIAATNRPDIIDPALLRSGRFDRMVLVGQSTYAGRKQIFKIHSKNIPLGDDVTIDDLATMTEGFVGADIEAVCREAVMLAMREDFEVDKVGMKYFREALNKVRPTLSENLVDYYEKIQAQFKGGIKKEEASSYIGYR
- a CDS encoding PRC-barrel domain-containing protein, which codes for MANVFAKNLSSKQVMATDGTEIGILYNIVMDIRTGDLIDLIVKPDMSLDTSKYKTDEQYILLPFESVRAIKDYIVVDKNIARGIKPEPVEI
- a CDS encoding phosphoglycolate phosphatase translates to MKFKAIVIDIDGTITHRDRKLSLSAAAKLRTLDIPVVIATGNVLCYAKAAAKLVGVCCNIIAENGGVILDGFDNEPIVSDVIHECEEAYEFLSPQFDMEKLDSVHRRTEIVLRSNFDVEKAREVLETHFPNVEIIDTHFAIHIKSKKINKGTGLLKMAELMGLETSDFVAIGDSVNDLEMLQEAGFAVAVGNADDFLKDVADYVSKASYGDGTVEAIDYLRSNGLI